Proteins encoded in a region of the Roseomonas haemaphysalidis genome:
- the asd gene encoding archaetidylserine decarboxylase (Phosphatidylserine decarboxylase is synthesized as a single chain precursor. Generation of the pyruvoyl active site from a Ser is coupled to cleavage of a Gly-Ser bond between the larger (beta) and smaller (alpha chains). It is an integral membrane protein.) translates to MSDRFKVLLQYALPKQRLTTLAGRVAGAQGGPMTTRLIRWFVARYGVDMSEAENPDIASYSSFNAFFTRPLRPGVRPLAAADFVCPVDGAISQFGAIDDHHILQAKGHRFSTTELVGGDAALAARFRHGGFANLYLSPRDYHRLHMPCDGRLTRMVYVPGALFSVNPVTARGVPNLFARNERVVCVFESPEHGPFVMVLVGATIVGSMATAWHGVVNPKRTGTVSAWDYAGQDILLRKGEEMGRFLLGSTVVMLFQQNAIAFNEAWRPERAVRLGERMGDRPA, encoded by the coding sequence TTGTCCGATCGTTTCAAGGTCCTGCTGCAATACGCGCTGCCCAAGCAGCGCCTCACCACCCTCGCCGGGCGTGTCGCGGGCGCGCAGGGCGGTCCGATGACTACCCGGCTGATCCGCTGGTTCGTGGCCCGCTATGGCGTGGACATGAGCGAGGCGGAGAACCCGGACATCGCCAGCTATTCCAGCTTCAATGCCTTCTTCACCCGCCCCCTCCGGCCCGGTGTCCGGCCCCTGGCGGCGGCCGACTTCGTGTGCCCGGTGGATGGGGCGATCAGCCAGTTCGGCGCGATCGACGACCACCACATCCTGCAGGCCAAGGGCCACCGCTTTTCCACCACGGAACTGGTGGGCGGGGATGCCGCGCTGGCTGCGCGCTTCCGCCACGGCGGCTTCGCCAACCTGTACCTGTCGCCACGCGACTACCACCGCCTGCACATGCCCTGCGACGGCCGCCTCACGCGCATGGTCTACGTGCCCGGCGCGCTGTTTTCGGTGAACCCCGTCACCGCGCGCGGCGTGCCCAACCTGTTTGCGCGCAATGAGCGCGTGGTCTGCGTCTTTGAATCCCCCGAGCACGGGCCCTTCGTGATGGTGCTCGTGGGCGCGACCATTGTCGGCAGCATGGCGACGGCCTGGCACGGGGTGGTGAACCCGAAGCGCACCGGAACCGTGTCCGCATGGGACTACGCGGGCCAGGACATCCTGCTGCGCAAGGGCGAGGAAATGGGGCGCTTCCTGCTCGGCTCCACGGTGGTGATGCTGTTCCAGCAGAATGCCATCGCGTTCAACGAGGCGTGGCGGCCGGAACGGGCGGTCCGCCTGGGCGAGCGGATGGGCGACCGCCCCGCCTGA
- a CDS encoding 2-keto-3-deoxygluconate permease: protein MQIPIKRAIEKVPGGMMVVPLALGAIIATLFPATPKFFGSFTGALFTGSLPILAVFYVCMGASIDFKATPYILKKGGTLLGTKVGIAALLGIIVGQFLGEAPVASGVFAGLSTLAIVAAMNDTNGGLYMALMGQYGEPRDVGAYTVMTLESGPFLTMVTLGVAGLSAFEWPVLVGAILPLLVGMLIGNLDREMREFLSRAIPVMIPFFAFALGAGLDLTKVWQAGLLGLGLGVAVVVITGTALFLMDRVIGGSGVAGIAAASTAGNAAAVPAIVAANNPAYADAAPAATILVSACVIVTAILVPPVTAWVARRVGPARLGARSGTGEA, encoded by the coding sequence ATGCAAATCCCCATCAAGCGCGCGATCGAGAAGGTTCCGGGGGGCATGATGGTCGTGCCGCTGGCCCTCGGCGCCATCATCGCCACGCTGTTCCCGGCCACGCCGAAGTTCTTTGGCTCCTTCACCGGGGCGCTGTTCACCGGCTCGCTGCCCATTCTGGCGGTGTTCTACGTTTGCATGGGCGCCAGCATCGACTTCAAGGCCACCCCCTACATCCTGAAGAAGGGCGGCACGCTGCTCGGCACGAAGGTCGGCATCGCGGCCCTGCTCGGCATCATCGTCGGACAGTTCCTGGGCGAGGCACCGGTGGCCAGCGGCGTGTTCGCCGGCCTGTCGACGCTCGCCATCGTCGCGGCCATGAATGACACCAACGGCGGCCTGTACATGGCCCTGATGGGCCAGTACGGCGAGCCGCGCGACGTCGGTGCCTATACCGTGATGACGCTGGAATCGGGACCCTTCCTGACCATGGTGACGCTGGGCGTCGCCGGGCTTTCGGCGTTTGAATGGCCGGTGCTGGTGGGCGCCATCCTGCCGCTGCTGGTGGGCATGCTGATCGGCAACCTGGACCGCGAGATGCGCGAGTTCCTGAGCCGCGCCATTCCCGTGATGATCCCCTTCTTTGCCTTCGCCCTCGGCGCCGGGCTGGACCTGACCAAGGTGTGGCAGGCGGGGCTGCTGGGCCTCGGGCTCGGCGTCGCGGTGGTGGTGATCACGGGCACCGCCCTGTTCCTGATGGATCGCGTGATCGGCGGATCGGGCGTCGCCGGCATCGCCGCGGCCTCCACCGCCGGCAATGCGGCGGCGGTGCCCGCCATCGTCGCCGCCAACAACCCGGCCTATGCGGACGCCGCGCCCGCCGCCACAATCCTGGTGTCGGCCTGCGTCATCGTCACGGCCATCCTGGTGCCGCCGGTCACCGCCTGGGTGGCGCGCCGCGTCGGCCCCGCGCGGCTCGGTGCCCGGTCCGGAACGGGCGAGGCATGA